From the Pseudomonas putida genome, one window contains:
- a CDS encoding TolC family outer membrane protein: protein MKRSSTLSPLWLGAFGLLVLNLNPVAQAADDIDPRLRTIGPSLMRDAPDAIPARPPSGQSNNNGDRLGLAEAVLTAAQWHPSIAEAVGNLYKQGEGINVARAGYYPQISGGLRTGYDTGYGGDRNSQALNLSLKQMLYDFGKVDNAVSAAQAAATRAQANILLVVDDLARDTAYAWIETRRYEQLMVIARDQIRGVGDIAGMARQRSDMGASTRSDVVQAESRVEGARATLEEYQSQYERWRSTLAELLGRVAPPALAEESPPELNHACKRASGGSDRLPAVLMALALRAQSQAELAQAKAEAYPTLSLQPQVNHYLDNDYNRDNRSLDRTQAGIYLNVEVPIYQGGAISARSRAAGHALSAADSAEDAARLQARRGLAEAMAQTSGLGRRLNSLEARQASIQEARALYGRQYLDLGTRPLLDLLNAEQEIYQSRFELAGTRSDLLRLDVDCLYNSGALRTAFGLEGRNLQGVEIEP from the coding sequence GTGAAGCGAAGCAGTACGCTGTCACCGCTGTGGCTGGGAGCCTTCGGGCTCCTGGTGTTGAACCTGAACCCGGTCGCCCAGGCAGCCGATGACATAGACCCCAGACTGCGCACCATCGGGCCCTCATTGATGCGCGACGCGCCCGACGCCATCCCCGCTCGCCCGCCTTCAGGGCAGTCCAACAACAATGGCGACCGCCTGGGGCTGGCCGAGGCGGTGCTGACCGCCGCGCAGTGGCACCCGAGCATCGCCGAGGCGGTCGGCAACCTGTACAAGCAGGGCGAAGGCATCAACGTCGCCCGTGCCGGTTACTACCCACAGATTTCCGGCGGTCTGCGCACCGGTTATGACACCGGCTACGGCGGCGACCGCAACAGCCAGGCGCTGAACCTGTCGTTGAAGCAGATGCTCTACGACTTCGGCAAGGTCGACAATGCCGTCAGTGCCGCCCAGGCCGCCGCTACCCGGGCCCAGGCCAATATCCTGCTGGTGGTCGACGACCTCGCCCGCGACACCGCCTACGCCTGGATCGAAACCCGCCGTTACGAACAATTGATGGTCATCGCCCGCGACCAGATCCGTGGCGTCGGCGACATCGCCGGCATGGCCCGCCAGCGCAGCGACATGGGCGCCAGCACCCGCTCCGATGTGGTCCAGGCCGAGTCGCGGGTGGAAGGCGCCCGCGCCACCCTCGAGGAATACCAGTCGCAGTACGAACGCTGGCGTTCGACCCTGGCCGAACTGCTTGGCCGGGTAGCACCGCCGGCCCTGGCCGAGGAGTCGCCACCAGAGCTGAACCATGCGTGCAAGCGCGCTTCAGGCGGCAGCGACCGGTTGCCGGCCGTGCTGATGGCCCTGGCCTTGCGCGCCCAGTCCCAGGCCGAACTGGCCCAGGCCAAGGCCGAAGCCTACCCCACGCTGTCGCTGCAACCGCAGGTCAACCACTACCTGGACAACGACTACAACCGCGACAACCGAAGCCTGGACCGCACCCAGGCGGGCATCTACCTGAACGTCGAGGTGCCCATCTACCAGGGTGGTGCCATCAGCGCCCGCAGCCGCGCCGCCGGCCATGCCCTGAGCGCCGCCGATTCCGCCGAAGACGCCGCACGCCTGCAGGCCCGCCGCGGCCTGGCCGAAGCCATGGCGCAGACGTCCGGGCTGGGCCGTCGCCTGAATTCGCTTGAAGCGCGCCAGGCCAGCATCCAGGAAGCCCGCGCACTGTATGGCAGGCAATACCTGGACCTGGGCACCCGGCCCTTGCTCGACCTGCTCAACGCCGAGCAGGAGATCTACCAGTCACGCTTCGAACTCGCCGGCACCCGCTCCGACCTGCTGCGCCTGGATGTCGACTGCCTGTACAACTCCGGCGCCCTGCGTACCGCCTTCGGGCTGGAAGGGCGCAACCTGCAAGGGGTGGAAATCGAGCCATGA
- a CDS encoding type I secretion system permease/ATPase, producing MNDTVKLTQAGQAQNPEQPVVHRPDLGPWLEVMLQVAHHYRLDVSPQRIRLAAVEDARPLDEILRHMARQAGLTLRFVRYDAKGLRQWRTPLVLELDDGQLATVEAVTEENELAVVFAGDQRLTSRLPRDALEGRINRVALMRPARPLRDVRTDDYTAPYDRHWFTRIVLRDLRPYGQVMVASLVANVLALAGVLFSMQVYDRVIPAESLPTLYVLFGGVVLALVFDFSMRLLRLKVTDLLGKRADLRVSDLVYGHALRLRNSARPKSTGSFISQLRELESIRDLITSSTATALADLPFFLLFLLVFWLIGGVLVFIPLVALLAMVIPGLLAQRRLAALANASMRESSLRNAMLVESIQGLDEIKALQAEARFERQWNQYNAACAHTSLRLRTLTNGLVTWTQNVQGAVFAVVIVIGAPMVIAGDLTTGSLVAASMLSSRMMAPLAQLTHVLTRWQQAKVALQGLDKLMQAPVDHPEGEARVHLPAIRGEYALRQAHFRYSPEAPPVLSIGQLDIQPGERIAVLGRNGAGKSTLLQALGGAMDLSQGEVSLDGIAMAHLDPADLRRDVGLLAQYARLFHGTLRENLTLGAGQASDQELVAALAATGALEFVRHLPKGLDHLILEGGVGLSGGQRQALVLARLLVRQPQVLLLDEPTASLDDVTERKLLDNLDRFCQGRTLVIATHRLSVLQRVERIIVLDGGRIVIDDKRDAALAKLQGAQA from the coding sequence ATGAACGATACCGTCAAGCTGACCCAGGCCGGTCAGGCGCAGAATCCGGAGCAGCCGGTGGTGCACCGGCCCGATCTGGGCCCGTGGCTGGAAGTGATGCTGCAGGTCGCCCACCACTATCGCCTGGATGTCTCGCCCCAGCGCATTCGCCTGGCGGCGGTCGAAGATGCGCGCCCGCTGGATGAGATCCTCCGGCACATGGCCCGCCAGGCCGGGCTGACCTTGCGCTTCGTGCGCTACGACGCCAAGGGCCTGCGCCAGTGGCGCACGCCGCTGGTGCTGGAACTGGACGATGGCCAGTTGGCCACGGTCGAGGCGGTGACCGAGGAAAACGAGCTGGCCGTGGTGTTCGCCGGCGACCAGCGCCTGACCTCGCGCCTGCCCCGTGATGCGCTCGAAGGGCGCATCAACCGCGTGGCATTGATGCGCCCGGCACGGCCGCTGCGGGATGTGCGCACCGACGACTATACCGCGCCCTATGACCGCCACTGGTTCACCCGTATCGTGCTGCGCGACCTGCGCCCGTACGGCCAGGTGATGGTCGCCTCCTTGGTGGCCAACGTGCTGGCCCTGGCCGGGGTGCTGTTTTCGATGCAGGTGTATGACCGGGTGATCCCCGCCGAGTCACTGCCAACCTTGTACGTGCTGTTCGGTGGCGTGGTACTGGCGCTGGTGTTCGACTTCAGCATGCGCCTGCTGCGGCTGAAGGTTACCGACCTGCTGGGCAAGCGTGCCGACCTGCGGGTGTCCGACCTGGTCTACGGCCATGCGCTGCGCCTGCGCAATTCGGCACGGCCGAAATCCACCGGCTCGTTCATCTCGCAGTTGCGCGAGCTGGAGTCGATCCGCGACCTGATCACTTCGAGCACCGCCACGGCCTTGGCCGACCTGCCGTTCTTCCTGCTGTTCCTGCTGGTGTTCTGGCTGATCGGCGGGGTGCTGGTGTTCATCCCGCTGGTGGCGCTGCTGGCCATGGTCATCCCGGGGCTGCTGGCGCAGCGGCGCCTGGCGGCACTGGCCAATGCCTCGATGCGCGAGTCGTCGCTGCGCAACGCCATGCTGGTGGAGAGCATCCAGGGCCTGGACGAGATCAAGGCGCTGCAGGCCGAGGCGCGCTTCGAGCGCCAGTGGAACCAGTACAACGCCGCCTGCGCGCACACCAGCCTGCGCCTGCGCACCCTGACCAACGGCCTGGTGACCTGGACCCAGAACGTGCAAGGCGCGGTGTTCGCCGTGGTCATCGTGATCGGCGCGCCGATGGTGATTGCCGGCGACCTCACCACCGGTAGCCTGGTGGCTGCCTCGATGCTGTCGTCACGGATGATGGCGCCACTGGCGCAGCTGACCCACGTACTGACCCGCTGGCAGCAGGCCAAGGTGGCCCTGCAAGGCCTGGACAAACTGATGCAGGCGCCGGTCGACCACCCCGAAGGCGAGGCCCGCGTGCACCTGCCGGCGATCCGTGGCGAATATGCGCTGCGCCAGGCCCACTTCCGCTACAGCCCGGAAGCGCCACCGGTGCTGAGCATCGGCCAGCTCGACATCCAGCCCGGCGAGCGCATCGCCGTGCTCGGGCGCAACGGCGCCGGCAAATCGACCCTGCTGCAGGCGTTGGGCGGTGCCATGGACCTGAGCCAGGGCGAAGTGAGCCTCGACGGCATCGCCATGGCCCACCTCGACCCGGCCGACCTGCGTCGTGACGTCGGCCTGCTGGCCCAGTACGCCCGGCTGTTCCACGGCACCCTGCGGGAAAACCTCACCCTCGGCGCCGGCCAGGCCAGCGACCAGGAACTGGTAGCCGCGCTGGCCGCCACCGGGGCGCTGGAGTTCGTCCGCCACCTGCCCAAGGGCCTCGACCACCTGATTCTCGAAGGCGGCGTGGGCCTGTCCGGCGGGCAGCGTCAGGCCCTGGTGCTGGCGCGTTTGCTGGTTCGCCAACCGCAGGTGCTGCTGCTCGACGAGCCCACCGCTTCGCTCGACGACGTCACCGAACGCAAGCTGCTGGATAACCTCGATCGCTTCTGCCAGGGCCGCACGTTGGTGATCGCCACCCACCGCCTCAGCGTACTGCAGCGCGTGGAGCGCATCATCGTGCTGGACGGCGGGCGCATCGTCATCGACGACAAACGCGACGCCGCCCTGGCCAAGCTGCAAGGAGCGCAGGCATGA
- a CDS encoding HlyD family type I secretion periplasmic adaptor subunit, which yields MSNHELPASYLDGQDDQAVLRAGRIITICAIMLAAFLAWAAWFEVTEVSTGTGKVIPSSREQVIQSFEGGIVAEMNVAEGDLVERGQVLTQLDPTKTASSVGESEAKYRAAKASVARLRAEVTGKPLSFPESLRDSPDLIDAETALYETRRRGLEQTLAGIEDSLRLVRAELKITENLAKMGASSRVEVIRLNRQRSELELKANEARSEYLVRAREELAKASAEADSLSEVIRGRSDSLTRLTLRSPVRGIVKDIEVNTLGGVVQPGGQVMKIVPMDERLLIETRIAPRDIAFIHPDQAAKVKISAYDYSVYGGLEGKVVGISPDTLQDEVKPEIYYYRVFIRTEQDSLTNKAGKHFAIVPGMIATVDIRTGEKTILDYLIKPLNRAREALRER from the coding sequence ATGAGCAACCACGAACTCCCCGCCTCCTACCTGGATGGCCAGGACGACCAGGCCGTGCTGCGCGCCGGCCGCATCATCACCATCTGCGCAATCATGCTCGCCGCGTTCCTGGCCTGGGCCGCCTGGTTCGAGGTGACCGAGGTGTCCACCGGCACGGGCAAGGTGATCCCCAGTTCACGCGAGCAGGTGATCCAGTCGTTCGAAGGCGGCATCGTCGCCGAGATGAACGTGGCCGAAGGCGACCTGGTCGAACGCGGTCAGGTCCTCACCCAGCTCGACCCGACCAAGACCGCCTCCAGCGTTGGCGAGAGCGAAGCCAAGTACCGTGCGGCCAAGGCCAGCGTGGCGCGCCTGCGTGCCGAGGTTACCGGCAAGCCGCTGAGTTTCCCTGAAAGCCTGCGCGATTCGCCCGACCTGATCGACGCCGAGACGGCGCTGTACGAAACCCGCCGCCGTGGCCTGGAACAGACCCTGGCCGGCATCGAGGATTCGCTGCGGCTGGTGCGTGCAGAGCTGAAGATCACCGAAAACCTGGCCAAGATGGGCGCCTCCAGCCGGGTCGAAGTGATCCGCCTGAACCGCCAGCGCTCGGAGCTGGAGCTCAAGGCCAATGAAGCCCGCTCCGAATACCTGGTGCGCGCCCGCGAAGAGCTGGCCAAGGCCAGTGCCGAGGCCGACAGCCTGTCGGAGGTGATTCGCGGGCGCAGCGATTCGCTCACCCGCCTGACCCTGCGCTCGCCGGTGCGCGGCATCGTCAAGGATATCGAAGTGAATACCTTGGGTGGCGTGGTGCAGCCTGGCGGGCAGGTGATGAAGATCGTACCGATGGACGAACGGCTGCTGATCGAAACGCGCATCGCCCCACGGGACATCGCCTTCATCCACCCAGACCAGGCGGCCAAGGTTAAGATCAGCGCCTATGACTACTCGGTGTATGGCGGGCTGGAAGGCAAAGTGGTGGGGATCTCGCCGGATACCCTGCAGGATGAGGTGAAACCGGAGATCTACTACTACCGGGTGTTCATCCGCACCGAGCAGGACAGCCTGACCAACAAAGCCGGCAAGCACTTCGCGATCGTGCCAGGGATGATTGCCACGGTGGATATCCGTACGGGCGAGAAGACCATCCTCGATTATCTGATCAAACCGCTGAACCGCGCCCGCGAGGCCCTGCGTGAACGCTGA
- a CDS encoding chemotaxis protein produces the protein MATQNARADSLSLLLFTLRSGKLMAINLLKVSEIIPCPPLTKLPESHPHVKGVAILRGNSLSVIDLSRAIGERPLEDPQGGCLIVTEISRSRQGLHVQAVSRIVHCLSTDIKPPPFGSGNRSFITGVTRVDNTLVQVLDIEKVIHGIAPPEPEPQPGELSEEDASLLAAANILVVDDSQVALQQSVHTLRNLGIDCHTARSAKDAMNVLLELQGTAQEINIIVSDIEMSEMDGYAFTRTLRETPDFQHLYVLLHTSLDSAMSSEKAKVAGANAILTKFSSPDLTDCLVTAARTVVFAER, from the coding sequence ATGGCCACGCAAAATGCCCGCGCGGACTCGCTGTCGCTGCTGCTATTCACCCTGCGCAGCGGCAAGCTGATGGCAATCAACCTGCTCAAGGTCAGCGAGATCATCCCCTGCCCGCCCCTGACCAAGCTGCCCGAGTCGCACCCGCACGTTAAAGGCGTGGCCATCCTGCGCGGCAACTCGCTGTCGGTGATCGACCTGTCCCGCGCCATCGGCGAACGCCCACTTGAAGACCCACAGGGCGGCTGCCTGATCGTCACCGAGATCAGCCGCTCGCGCCAAGGCCTGCACGTGCAGGCCGTGAGCCGCATCGTCCATTGCCTGAGCACCGACATCAAGCCGCCGCCGTTCGGCTCGGGCAACCGTTCGTTCATCACCGGCGTGACCCGGGTCGACAACACCCTGGTGCAGGTGCTGGACATCGAAAAGGTCATCCACGGCATCGCCCCACCGGAGCCTGAGCCACAGCCGGGCGAGCTGAGCGAGGAAGACGCCAGCCTGCTGGCCGCCGCCAACATCCTGGTGGTCGACGACAGCCAGGTGGCGCTGCAGCAGTCGGTGCACACCCTGCGAAATCTCGGTATCGACTGCCACACGGCACGCAGTGCCAAGGATGCGATGAACGTGCTGCTGGAGCTGCAGGGCACCGCCCAGGAGATCAACATCATCGTCTCGGACATCGAAATGTCCGAGATGGACGGCTATGCGTTTACCCGCACTTTGCGCGAGACGCCGGACTTCCAGCACCTCTATGTGCTACTGCACACCTCGCTGGACAGCGCCATGAGCAGCGAGAAAGCCAAGGTGGCCGGGGCCAATGCCATCCTCACCAAGTTCTCCTCGCCCGACCTGACCGACTGCCTGGTGACGGCGGCGCGGACCGTGGTGTTTGCCGAGCGCTGA
- a CDS encoding YkgJ family cysteine cluster protein, producing the protein MNDGLRFACTGCGKCCTGHHVPLTLDEARQWATGGGQVVVLIEGFVTDGPGMPVDQREHVLRRSYPVPCGGSEVRVSVTFAAFNPGRCRNLDDNDLCTIYENRPLVCRIYPVEINPHIPLRPENKDCPPEAWEQGPELIHGSLPVDPALLALVQASRQADRDDIAAKVAICEALGMTTSALKGNGFTAWLPDMTAFAAALAQASSGNGAEWMLHVEQPELVSDLQARGLRTTAEAPVYYAFIGF; encoded by the coding sequence GTGAACGACGGCCTGCGTTTTGCCTGTACTGGCTGTGGCAAATGCTGTACTGGCCACCATGTGCCATTGACCTTGGACGAGGCGCGCCAATGGGCAACAGGCGGTGGTCAGGTGGTGGTCTTGATCGAAGGCTTCGTGACCGATGGCCCAGGGATGCCGGTGGACCAGCGCGAGCATGTGTTGCGTCGCTCGTATCCGGTGCCTTGCGGCGGCAGCGAAGTGCGCGTTTCGGTGACCTTTGCCGCGTTCAACCCGGGGCGCTGTCGCAACCTCGACGACAACGACCTGTGCACCATTTATGAAAACCGACCACTGGTCTGTCGCATCTACCCGGTGGAAATCAACCCGCATATTCCGCTGCGGCCGGAGAACAAGGACTGCCCACCGGAGGCTTGGGAGCAAGGGCCTGAACTGATCCATGGTTCGCTGCCGGTGGACCCGGCGCTGCTGGCGCTGGTGCAGGCTTCGCGGCAGGCGGATCGTGATGATATTGCGGCCAAGGTGGCCATCTGCGAGGCACTGGGGATGACCACCAGCGCGCTCAAGGGCAATGGGTTTACCGCTTGGCTGCCGGACATGACGGCCTTTGCCGCTGCTCTGGCGCAGGCGTCATCAGGGAACGGGGCTGAGTGGATGCTGCATGTGGAGCAGCCTGAACTGGTGAGTGATTTGCAGGCTCGGGGATTGCGGACCACTGCTGAGGCGCCGGTCTACTATGCCTTCATTGGGTTTTAG
- a CDS encoding efflux RND transporter periplasmic adaptor subunit: MRRPSRSVLLVALALLALVALGVWYGQRQEASTPRAQAAIPVRVVSVAQQDVPRYASAIGSVLSLHSVEVRPQVEGVLTQVLVKEGQWVKEGDLLATLDDRAIRASLDQARAQLGQSQAQIQVAGVDLKRYRLLSTDDGVSKQTLDQQQALVNQLQATVKGNQAAIANAEVQLSYTQIRSPVTGRVGIRNVDPGNLVRTSDTQSLFSVTQIDPIAVEFALPQQMLPTLQALLKAPTPALVEAYMDADGERSLLGEGHLALIDNQISANTGTVRVKAEFDNKDGRLWPGQLVTIRLRTAVEENALVVPPPVVQRGVDGHFVYRLDGDKVTSVPVKVLYQDSGLNIIAGVKPGERLVLDGQSRLKPGSRVEVTPDAPPPAEMADRRSQP, encoded by the coding sequence ATGCGACGTCCTTCCCGTTCTGTACTTCTCGTCGCGTTGGCGCTGCTCGCCCTGGTGGCCCTGGGCGTCTGGTATGGCCAACGCCAGGAGGCCTCCACGCCCCGTGCACAAGCGGCGATCCCGGTGCGCGTGGTCAGCGTCGCCCAGCAGGACGTGCCGCGCTATGCCAGCGCCATCGGCTCGGTGCTTTCACTGCACAGCGTCGAAGTGCGACCACAGGTCGAAGGCGTACTGACCCAGGTGCTGGTCAAAGAAGGCCAGTGGGTCAAGGAAGGCGACCTGCTCGCCACCCTGGATGACCGCGCAATCCGCGCCAGCCTCGACCAGGCCCGCGCCCAGCTCGGCCAGAGCCAGGCGCAGATCCAGGTGGCCGGCGTCGACCTGAAGCGCTACCGCCTGCTCAGCACCGACGATGGCGTGTCCAAGCAAACCCTCGACCAGCAACAGGCACTGGTCAACCAGCTGCAGGCCACGGTCAAGGGCAACCAGGCGGCCATCGCCAATGCCGAAGTGCAGCTGTCCTACACACAGATCCGCTCGCCGGTGACCGGGCGCGTCGGCATTCGCAATGTCGACCCCGGCAACCTGGTACGCACCAGCGACACCCAAAGCCTGTTCAGCGTCACCCAGATCGACCCCATCGCCGTCGAGTTCGCCTTGCCGCAACAGATGCTGCCCACCCTGCAGGCCCTGCTCAAGGCGCCAACCCCGGCGCTGGTAGAGGCCTACATGGACGCCGACGGCGAACGCAGCCTGCTGGGCGAAGGCCACTTGGCGCTGATCGACAACCAGATCTCGGCCAACACCGGCACGGTGCGGGTCAAGGCCGAATTCGACAACAAGGACGGCCGCCTGTGGCCGGGGCAACTGGTCACCATCCGCCTGCGCACGGCGGTCGAGGAGAACGCGCTGGTGGTGCCGCCGCCGGTGGTGCAGCGGGGCGTCGATGGGCACTTCGTCTACCGCCTGGACGGTGACAAGGTCACCAGCGTGCCGGTCAAGGTGCTGTACCAGGACAGCGGCCTGAACATCATCGCCGGGGTCAAGCCTGGCGAGCGCCTGGTGCTCGACGGCCAGTCACGGCTCAAGCCCGGCTCGCGGGTCGAGGTCACTCCGGACGCACCGCCGCCGGCGGAAATGGCTGACCGCAGGAGCCAGCCATGA
- a CDS encoding multidrug efflux RND transporter permease subunit — translation MNTRNGVSAWCIDHPIATLLLTFALVLLGAIAFPRLPVAPLPEADFPTIQVTTQLPGASPETMASSVATPLEVQFSAIPGMTQMTSSSALGSTTLILQFTLDKNIDTAAQEVQAAINTATARLPQDLPNPPTWRKVNPADSPVLVLTVSSAQMPGNDLSDYAETLLARQLSQIEGVGLINITGQLRPAIRVQAQPEKLAAIGLTLADVRQAIQQTSLNLAKGALYGEHSVSTIAANDQLFHPEDYAQLIVSYRNGAPVHLKDVAKVINGAENAYVKAWSGDQPGLNLVVFRQPGANIVDTVDRVMAALPKLQEMLPASIEVSVLQDRTQTIRASLHEVELTLMIAVALVIGVMALFLRQWSATMVVSSVLGVSLIASCALMYVMGFSLNNLTLVAIVISVGFVVDDAIVVVENIHRHLEAGDDSRTAALKGAGEIGFTVVSISFSLIAAFIPLLFMGGVVGRLFKEFALTATSTILISVVVSLTLAPTLCALFMRRPPGEHHGGFGERLVKWYEKGLNRALAHQRLTLGVFGVTLALAVVGYVGIPKGFFPLQDTGFILGTTEAAADVSYPSMVEKHLALAKIIGDDPAVQAYSHSVGVTGSNQTIANGRFWIALKPRGERDVSASELIDRLRPKLAQVPGIVLYMRAGQDINLSSGPSRTQYQYVLKSNDGVALNLWTQRLTDRLRENSVFRDLSNDLQLGASVTRIDIDRQAAARFGLTTTDVDQALYDAFGQRQISEFQTETNQYKVILELDAKQRGKAESLNFFYLRSPLTNEMVPLSALAHVAPPSTGPLSISHDGLFPAANLSFNLAPGVALGDAVKILERTQRELGMPDSISGNFQGAAQAFQSSLSSQPWLILAALVAVYIILGVLYESFVHPLTIISTLPSAGLGALILLWAMGQDFSIMGLIGVVLLIGIVKKNGILLIDFALEAQRHHGMTPEQAIHQACLTRFRPIIMTTLAALLGAVPLMFGFGAGAELRQPLGIAVVGGLLVSQALTLFTTPVIYLALERLFHRRQAARAAAPSAS, via the coding sequence ATGAATACCCGCAACGGTGTTTCGGCCTGGTGCATCGACCACCCGATCGCCACCCTGCTGCTGACCTTCGCCCTGGTACTGCTCGGCGCCATCGCCTTCCCGCGGCTGCCGGTGGCACCGTTGCCCGAAGCGGACTTCCCGACCATCCAGGTCACCACCCAGCTGCCCGGTGCCAGCCCGGAAACCATGGCGTCCTCGGTGGCCACGCCGCTGGAGGTGCAGTTCAGCGCCATCCCCGGCATGACCCAGATGACCAGCAGCAGTGCGCTGGGCTCGACCACGCTGATCCTGCAGTTCACCCTCGACAAGAACATCGACACCGCCGCCCAGGAAGTCCAGGCGGCGATCAACACCGCCACCGCCCGCCTGCCCCAGGACCTGCCCAACCCGCCGACCTGGCGCAAGGTCAACCCGGCCGACAGCCCGGTGCTGGTGCTCACCGTCAGCTCCGCGCAAATGCCCGGCAATGACCTCAGCGACTACGCCGAAACCCTGCTGGCACGCCAGCTCAGCCAGATCGAAGGGGTCGGCCTGATCAACATCACCGGCCAGCTGCGCCCGGCCATTCGCGTGCAGGCCCAGCCGGAAAAACTCGCTGCCATCGGCCTGACGCTGGCCGATGTGCGCCAGGCCATCCAGCAGACCAGCCTGAACCTGGCCAAGGGCGCGTTGTACGGCGAACACAGCGTCTCGACCATCGCCGCCAACGACCAGCTGTTCCACCCCGAAGACTACGCCCAGCTGATCGTCTCGTACCGTAACGGCGCGCCGGTGCACCTCAAGGACGTGGCCAAGGTCATCAACGGCGCCGAGAACGCCTATGTCAAAGCCTGGTCCGGCGACCAGCCGGGGCTCAACCTGGTGGTGTTCCGCCAGCCTGGGGCAAACATCGTCGACACCGTCGACCGGGTGATGGCGGCCCTACCCAAGCTGCAGGAAATGCTACCCGCGTCGATCGAAGTGTCGGTGCTGCAGGACCGCACCCAGACCATTCGCGCCTCCTTGCACGAAGTCGAGCTGACCTTGATGATCGCCGTGGCCCTGGTGATCGGGGTGATGGCGCTATTCCTGCGCCAATGGTCGGCAACGATGGTGGTGTCCAGCGTGCTCGGCGTGTCGCTGATCGCCAGTTGCGCGCTGATGTACGTCATGGGCTTCAGCCTCAACAACCTCACATTGGTGGCCATCGTCATCTCGGTGGGTTTCGTGGTGGACGACGCCATCGTCGTGGTGGAGAACATCCACCGGCACCTGGAGGCCGGCGACGACAGCCGCACGGCGGCGCTCAAAGGCGCGGGCGAGATCGGCTTTACCGTGGTGTCGATCAGCTTCTCGCTGATTGCCGCGTTCATCCCGTTGCTGTTCATGGGCGGTGTGGTCGGCCGGCTGTTCAAGGAATTCGCCCTGACCGCCACCTCCACCATCCTCATTTCGGTGGTGGTGTCGCTGACCCTGGCGCCAACCCTGTGCGCACTGTTCATGCGCCGGCCACCCGGCGAGCACCACGGCGGCTTCGGCGAACGGCTGGTGAAGTGGTACGAAAAGGGCCTGAACCGGGCGCTCGCCCACCAGCGCCTGACCCTTGGCGTGTTCGGCGTGACCCTGGCCCTGGCCGTGGTCGGTTACGTCGGCATCCCCAAGGGCTTCTTCCCGCTGCAAGACACCGGTTTCATCCTCGGCACCACCGAGGCGGCGGCAGACGTGTCGTACCCGTCGATGGTCGAGAAGCACCTGGCGCTGGCGAAGATCATCGGTGACGACCCGGCGGTGCAAGCCTACTCCCATTCGGTGGGGGTCACCGGCAGCAACCAGACCATCGCCAACGGCCGTTTCTGGATCGCCCTCAAGCCGCGTGGTGAGCGCGATGTGTCGGCCAGCGAGCTGATCGACCGGCTGCGGCCGAAGCTGGCCCAGGTGCCGGGCATCGTCCTGTACATGCGCGCCGGCCAGGACATCAACCTCAGCTCCGGCCCCTCGCGCACCCAGTACCAGTACGTGCTCAAGAGCAACGACGGCGTGGCGCTGAACCTGTGGACCCAGCGCCTGACCGACCGCCTGCGGGAAAACTCGGTGTTCCGCGACCTGTCCAACGACCTGCAGCTGGGCGCCAGCGTCACCCGCATCGACATCGACCGCCAGGCTGCGGCGCGCTTCGGCCTGACCACCACCGACGTCGACCAGGCGCTGTACGATGCCTTCGGCCAGCGGCAAATCAGCGAGTTCCAGACCGAGACCAACCAGTACAAGGTGATCCTCGAGCTGGACGCGAAGCAGCGCGGCAAGGCCGAGAGCCTGAACTTCTTCTACCTGCGCTCACCGCTGACCAACGAGATGGTGCCGCTGTCGGCCCTGGCGCATGTCGCGCCACCGAGCACCGGCCCTCTGTCGATCAGCCACGATGGCCTGTTCCCGGCGGCCAACCTGTCGTTCAACCTGGCCCCCGGCGTGGCCTTGGGCGACGCGGTGAAGATCCTCGAACGCACCCAGCGCGAACTGGGCATGCCCGACTCGATCAGCGGCAACTTCCAGGGCGCGGCCCAGGCCTTCCAGAGTTCGCTGTCGAGCCAGCCATGGCTGATCCTCGCCGCACTGGTGGCGGTGTACATCATCCTCGGCGTGCTCTACGAGAGCTTCGTCCACCCATTGACCATCATCTCAACCCTGCCCTCGGCCGGCCTGGGAGCATTGATTTTGCTCTGGGCCATGGGCCAGGACTTCAGCATCATGGGCCTGATCGGCGTGGTGTTGCTGATCGGTATCGTCAAGAAGAACGGCATCCTGCTCATCGACTTCGCCCTGGAAGCCCAACGCCACCACGGCATGACGCCCGAGCAGGCGATTCACCAGGCGTGCCTGACGCGCTTCCGGCCGATCATCATGACCACTCTGGCCGCCCTGCTGGGCGCGGTGCCGCTGATGTTCGGCTTCGGCGCCGGCGCCGAGCTGCGCCAGCCGCTGGGCATCGCGGTGGTCGGCGGGTTGCTGGTGAGCCAGGCGCTGACGCTGTTCACCACCCCGGTCATATACTTGGCCCTGGAGCGCCTGTTCCACCGCCGCCAGGCCGCCCGTGCGGCGGCGCCAAGTGCCAGCTAG